Genomic DNA from Brienomyrus brachyistius isolate T26 chromosome 22, BBRACH_0.4, whole genome shotgun sequence:
TGTTTGTCAATAAGTGCCAAATTAAAAGGACAATATGCAATGAAATACACTGGCTGTTAAATCGCGTTGATTTGTTAGACATTCGTGAATGGGACCAGGAGGGTGgggttacggggggggggggggggggggaggttgctGTAATTTTCATGACTCTTGTGTCCCCAACCCCCCAGATTGCAACCCATCCCACAATGGGGTCATAACCCCCAGGTTAATGTCCAGCTGATCTTGAATTATATGGAATTGATTTGGTTTGTTTTAAGCCAGCTTGATGTTCGCTGCATCTCATTTCAGAATCTCACTCTAGAGAAGCCCAAGAAGAAATCTGGCAAGATTTGGGGCCACACTCGCACCCTGTCTGGAGTAGAGGCAAGTCCCTGCATAATTGGCTACCGTTAAATCGGGGGTCTCCTCCCTCGTTTAAAGTGAGAGCTACTTAAACAAAATAGTCTGAGGAGGTACGTGTTTCATACTAAATTAACCAGGGCCGGTAGCAGTGATCAAATTATGTCTCCTTCCATGCATGTCTACTTTGCagcatgcaaaaataaaatattaaattttttttgtttttctgaccAGTGAAGTGCATTTGATCTATGCTGGATTGTTCTCAGTGTgtgagatttaaaaataaaaaattatagcATTTTCACGCACCCATACATTCATCTAGCTATAATTCTTTCTACACCACAGTTCACCTCCAGCCATCTGAACATTTCATCACACATGGGTGCATCAGTCCAGTCTATCCCTGACTACGTCTACTCCCAGTTGTCTACACCAAGTGCCGTGTCTCCTGAGGGCAAGAAGATCCAGCAGGAAATCTGTGTTGTGTCTCAGCGATGTAAGCATGAATCGGCAATTTACAGGATCTACGTCAGTAGTCGGTACATTTTTGTCTGATTTCTCTTCTTCCCTGAAGTGCATAACTCGCTCGCATCCGTGCATCAAACCCTGGTGAGGGAGAGGGAGCGTCTCCAGCAGGCCTGGGCAGGGCCGCACCTCCGAGAGGCTACATCCCACCAACTGGCCAGCCTGTGTACCACCCTTTCTGAGGTGAAGGGGTTTTTGGGGCCTGAcgcttttaaaaatgtatagctATCATGGATGCTTTTGTTTCCATATTTTTGATTGTACTCGCATGTACTGAAGTAGATCAGGGCACATGGAGATTCTTTTCCAATATTAGATGTACATGGAAAAGCAATGGAAAAATACCTACAGAGGTACAGTCTGTGAAAATCAAGGAATTGTAAACAATGCTTGAATTCCCATTATGCTCCCTCCATCCTTCCAAAGTGCTGCTTCATTATTTCGCAATACCAACACGGAACCAGCTGGACCAGACAAACTGGACCATAACTCAGCTGTGTTAGTGAAAGGTCACATTCCTAGCCATTGCAGACTTATTTctgaatgtttaaaaaaaaaaaaaaaaaaacgcttttatttttttttttaaaactgagtttatccttTTGTTGTTTTGTCTATATCTGTGTCCCTTTATAGCTGGAAGTACAGTCCCGTCTGACCAAAGTCCATTCCTTGTCCTTGTCTTCTGATTCTACCGAGGAGTCCTTCTGTACTGTACGACAGGAACAGGTATTACCAGTTTACAGTCCATATCATTACATTGTAACATCAATCCATGTTGCTCCACTCTGGTAACTCTCTGGGGTCGACGGCATCGTCGGCGATGCTGAGTATCtcgtatttcagttcataactcatTGAAATtgtattgtagaaacatgaaaaaaatgctgactaaATCTGTCGTCTTTTCGAAACGTTCATTGTTGGAAATATTAACGTTCTTAAAATTAGGGTAAATCGGCAAAAaattaaaccatgtcaccttactttgttttacctgcatcggtggcgtgtagtgccgccctcacctgaagatcgctattcgcattataaatagctgcattaccgcatattcaaatcgcattcatATGGTAATTTGAACAACGCAGCAGTGAAACACCATGCAGATACATCCCAATCAGCGCcataaagggaggggggggggggggggggatgtggccatATGTGAATGGCTTATGCAAACACATGAGAGCTCCTACATGTTCAATGAAAGGAGACCAAAAGTACTGACGAGTTATACACGTTGGCTTTTAATTTATCTAACTGAATGTtgaaactacaccatttagtcatcttcatgtagccaagatttttgggatcaaaacaaacttccaccattgcATACTATGTactcttttataatgtttctgcaagtattccaaactgcattttgtaatGTATATACTttttgtcaaattacaaacttcgcacaaatctgacatatttacaaagtgcactaagattaagacgagtttaatgccaaaacaatttATTTCTTCTATTTGCCACGATTTAAgtttgatattgaatgaaatgtgtgaccatgcccctgTCAGTGACAGTGTGTTCCATCCCCCTGGACACCAGAGGGTTCACTAACTTCCTTTAGTCTCTGTGAAGTATGTTTGTCACTCTTCTCATGCTTCACCCTGCATGTTTTCCCCCTCTTACAGCCAGCATCTTTAGGATGTCAGTATCACAGGCCACCATCTGTGGCTGATTCGATGGCGGAGTACTTTGATGCCAGCGACGTCCTCAAATGTGAAAGCTCCTCAGAAAATGAAGCCTCTGACGAGTCAGGACTAAGTGATGTCACCACCAGTAACTCGGAGCCTGAGGAGAGTCATGGTTGGTACAGTACTCGTGTTTAACTCTCACTTACtgtccccccctgccccccaccattctttgtgtgtttttagaTGTTACCCTCAACTTCTGGTTTTCCCCAACAGTGGTTTCCACCCAGACCTACCGTGCCAGTGTTTCAAGTGCCCTCGACGTGTCTGTTGTGCCCAAAGACACCGGCCGCCGCACCAGCCTTCCTGCCCCCTGCCCAGACAACAGCCACATTGGGCTGATGACCATCTTGTACAATAACATTGGGAAGGACTTGTCTCGAGTGTCCATGCCAGCTGCTCTCAATGAGCCCTTGTGTCTGATGCAGAGGCTATGTGAGGAGCTGGAGTATTCGGAGCTGCTTGACACTGCCAACCACACAGAGGACCCCTATCAGAGGATGGTAATGAGATTATATTATAAATCCAGTTACAATGTGCAACACATCTGATACAAAGTTTATGCAGTGACAGTACCTAAATTACAACACTTCTTGTTGTACAATTcacataagttttttttttttttttttttttttttttttttttttagttcatttttttacttaatgtattgctgaaatttatttcatttttcaatttaatttctaCCATGAAAAGAATAATAATTACATGGCTTATCCAACTTCTGATTTTAAAATTTCAGGCTTTTAGCATAACAGTAAAGGTCGGTTAGTGTGGAGTTTTGTTTAATGTTAGTAATTGTATTTAaaggcataaggcaggggtatatgctggatgggatggaaaTCTGTACAAAGCCAAATGTCTggatttatgtattttattttatttgggcaatactttttttttttttttttttttttttttttttatactcgTACTACTTCCAGTTCTCTCAAGCCAGTTCATCCCCTGATTTCTGTAAATGAGACCCATTGGGGCAAAAAATGTGACTGATACTGGAATAGCACAGTGCCCTAGCAGCTCCAATACTGTGGGCATAATTGCCATAACTTGGATTAAATGTTTTTCATGCAAGCTGCCATGTCTTGGCTTTCCACACTTAGGGATATCCCATTTTAAGACTACAGATCCTAAATATGAACGTTGCGTGTGACTAAATATTTATGCAGCACCTTTTGATATCTGCTACTCGGTGAAATAATGTTCTGAGTGGTGAAATATTGAATGTTCTGTCTGCTTGCTTTTCAGGTCTATATTGCTGCATTTGCTATCTCTGGTTATGCCTGGGCACGCTATCGCAACCGCTACAAACCCTTCAATCCTGTGCTTGGGGAGACGTTTGAATGTGTGCGCGAAGACCGAGGTTTCCGCTACGTCAGTGAGCAGGTGAGCGCTTTTGAAATCAAAAGCATTTTTAATTTGAATTTCCTTGTACTGTTTGGAGTGTTACATACTTCCCACCTTGCGTtggctgtctctctctcacccaAGGCGTGCAGATATGGGAAATGGAATCTTTGAAGGACCTTAAATGGACCTTAAAATCTTAATAGGATAGAGCAGTCTCTGGGGGACCTCTGGCTCCTTTCTGGAGTGGTTCTCGTCTTATCTAATTAAAGGAGTTTTTCGGTTGGTGTTTGCTGatttatcatttttattaatttttacatCAAATACTTCTCCTCCAACGTGGGATGCCACAGGCTCGGTTCTTCGGCCGGTTTGGTTTTCGTTATGCATTCATAGTCTGTCTCAGATTAACGCTTAGTGCGTTTCCTAACACTTATGCAGATATTCagctatttatttcatttaaacctAATCAAAGTATCCATTCTGGTTCACTGCTTGCCAGAGATGAAAATGTGCCTCTGCAATAATTGCCTGCAGTTGGATTCAGGAAGGATTGGGGGTCCTAATTGTTGCATATTGTCCTAACCTTCACTCCAAGATTAATCTTAAGATTGCTTTTGTCTCTCCAGCTCCCTAATCAAGATTGCGTTTTATATGTAGGTTATCATCGATCGGTCTCTAAGCCTAGATTCGTATGTAAGATCAGTTACCCGCTCGCGTTTCTTTTTACGAAACGTTTCTGAACTGAACTGTAGTTTTCAAAATCAGAATTGCAGATGCTTGTTCATGCTTTTCTCTCTTTGGATCTTGATTTACTGTAATGCTTTCTACATGTCTAACCAAAATTTCCCACTCTTGGTTACAGTTGGTTAAAAAAATACACCGGCTAGGCTATTAACGCAATCTAGCTGCAGAGAACATATTGCTCGCATTTTGCGTTGGCTTCTGGCTGAGTATAGAATCAGTTCTCGAGTTTGGTGTTCAACCTATAGAGCCCCGCATGGCCACGTGCCAGAATACATTGCTGGCCTCTTGCATAGCTTGTGCACTTGGGTCTGGACTGCATGATCTGTCTTTCCATGTACCTGGCGAGACACGAGAGGATTATGCTTTTCAGTATGTTGCACCAAGGCTTTGGCATGGTCTCCCGCCAGCATTGCATTCAGCTGAGGTAGTTGATTCATTAAAAAAAGCAAGAAAAGGCTTTTCAAAAGACATCTGAATAGAGTTGTaatcttttttttcctgtatttGGTTATTATGGCTTGTAGTGTTACCTTTTTCCCTGATTTGTTTCATCGTGATGGTACTTTAAGCATTTTAGGTTGTACAGTACTTTGTGACCTCCTTGTGTGATAAgtaacatttatttataaagcaactATTTAAAAGGCCTGGTGTCTGAATTACTATTCCTAGGTTTGTCatcaccctcccatctctgcCTGCCATGCGGATTCTGAGAACTTCTCATTTTGGCAAGGTAGGGTTCCAAAGCAGTCTGATTGTACTTCCTGAAATTATAGACCCCGATTTTCAACTGAATCACAAGTAACCAAAAGTCTGTTAACAGATCAGCGATGGAAAAATAAGTTTTGGGGCAAATCCCTGGAGATTATTCCTACAGGAATGGTAAATGTCGTGCTTCCAAGGTGAGTGTTGATCCCTCTGTAGATGATCTGTGTTGGAATGAGGGCAGTGATTTTAATGACGACATCTTGTCACAGCATGTGATGGATCTCAGCAGAAGCTTGATAAGCTTTACAGTCTTTTGGCTATAAATTTAAACGGTGTGTCTTTTACAGATTTGGTGATCATTATGAGTGGAACAAAGTGGTCACCTGCATCCACAATGTACTCAGCCAGCAGCGTTGGCTAGAACATTATGGTGAAGTTGTGATTCGCAACACCAACAGCAATGTCTGCACTTGCAAGATCACGTTTGTGAAGGTCAGTTCTTTTATGCAGCTTCAAGGCATCCAGGTCTGAAGTTAGTTGCTGAAGAGGCTGTGGATTTAAACTCTCTctcaacatttaaaatgatttCCAGTCAATTTcttttaatgttttgctgatctttcagcATGCCATCCTGCATACAAAGACTACCATTGGTCCCAATGATGTAATATTTAGATATATTTAGAGGGGAACTTCTTCAAAAAATATTTCCTTCTGTTTGCATAATATATTTGCTAAATATTCAGATGGTCTATTGTGCAAATATCTCTCAATCCGAAGTTTCGACAATAGCATAAAATGTGAAGGAGGCATTCATTGTTGCACAGGCAATCATATTGTCTTACGCAAAACTCTTCCTGAACCACAGTCTCGCTACTGGAGCACAGACGGCAACATTAATGAAGTACAAGGACAGGTATTGAATGAGGCTGGTGAAGTGGTCCACCGTTTCGGCGGCCTCTGGCACGAGGGGATTTTTTGTGACACCTTTCCTGTGCCAAAGTGTATTTGGAAACCTAGTAAGTACATTCCACTAATTACAGGTTAAACTCTACTTAAAGGAATGTATCCTTGTAATCAGACAAGACGTCTCCCAGTCTCTCCTTTCACAGGTTGCAGCTTGAGAGATTTAAGATGCCTAAACCTTTTGTATATCCTGTTGCATTTTGATCAGCACGGCTACATGATGAATAACGAAAATGCTTTCCAGGGCATCTTGTCAATCACTAAAATGCCTGAAAAGACTGAAACATTCTCTAAGCTGCATGGTGCCCTGCGACATGTTTTCATGGCTCTGTTAAAGATGCCTGAGAAAGTGGACTTTGTTTTAAATGTACTTTTTTAAGGATTTTAAATAATTAGGAACTCATGGCTTTATCAACCATacccacttatccagtacatggTCAGTGAGTGATGAAGTCGGTACCCATCACGGCTTAATTTTCAGACTGAATGTTCAGCGTTTAGGTTTTTATACAAGGTGTCATTGATTCGTCATAAATTCTTTTGTGCCAAGGAGTGTTCAGTTGCTAAACAAGTGGAATTCAGACAGGCACCTGCCATTCTAAATTATGCTTTATATACTTTTATATTGCACGTTATTTGTCATGTATTCGgtgtgtttgtatgtctgtCTATGGCTCCTAATTGCAAGACAAATTCCTCTTTGGGACAAAAAATTTATTCTAAATTTTTCAGgataagttttttttcttctgatcTCCTTGCCTGCAAATGACTTTCAGACCCTCAGCCAGAGGACCACTTTAAGTACTACGGCTTCTCGTGCTttgccatggaaatgaatgagcTGACTCCTGAAATGCTCCCTTTGCTTCCTCCAACTGACAGCCGCTTCCGCCCTGATCAGAGGTAGGCGCTGTCATATATTGTAGTTCCTTGGAGGCATCCAGCCTGTTAAATCTGACTACCTTCATTTCTAAAAAAAACAAGTcggaattttattttttgtggaaTATAGAATTTTGGGTCTAGGACACTTGATCCACGAGCTGTAAACCAGCACTACAGTTTTTCATATAACAAATGGTTTTGGGAGTAGGGGTCAATTATCAACCTATTCCATGTAACGTGTAGCTTCGCCACATTTGGTAGGATTTCAAATGCATacaaatccttttttttttttttttttttttttttctcctccaaaGGCTTCTGGAGGAGGGGATGGTAAATGAGGCAGATAAACGCAAGgatgaagtggaggagaagcagAGGGAACGAAGGAAACTTCTGGCCAAAAAAGGCCAAGTGCATGTACCTCGATTTTTCAGGTTTGCTGCTCTCCTCTTGTTTAAGTCAACAGTTAATGATGTCATGTTAAACTGATGGGCTGAGCCTTGTAAGAAACCCTGATTTCTTTGGCTCTGTTTGCATAACAAATTACAAGAGGTGCTTTCCTACTATaggaagcttttttttttttttttccctccgggAACCAGCAATTACTGTCGCTTTCCCACTGCAGGAACTCTGTCTGATTTTATAGCTTCTACGCAGTATTTCAAGCCCTGCTCAGGACTAGGTACTTTTTGGTGTGACCACAAACTACTGGGGTGATCCTTTTAGTGAAACTTGCTGGTTGATTTACCCACAAGCATTGATGCTTGGAAGTTACTTAGAAGTGTGGGGGAAAAGAGATCAAAGTAGTGGAGCAAAAAATACTCCCCCCGACTAATGCAGAACAGAACATCCTCCATTGTTTTGAGGTCACTAGTTTTCGTATGCAATTGTGAAGATTCAACCTATGAGCTTTTGCCTCtcccatgcttatttagcataaaggtcagAGTCCCTGTTGTGTGGTGAGAAACCAACACCAAAATGTGGCGATTAACTCTGAATCGGGAACTAGGTTCCTGAACTTTGGTGGTACCtaatgcaagaaaaaaaaacttgcgcTATTGAAAACTGCCCATCTGAATTTTGCTACATACATGTCTTGATGTCTTAAATAACCACAGGAATAATAGTAat
This window encodes:
- the LOC125717511 gene encoding oxysterol-binding protein-related protein 7-like isoform X1 — its product is MSGLEKSPTGSGKPTHSRNSSHSSRHSHQNSRHWEVVEDIASVSAGAESLHDVTIPGLCEGFLMKKKKWPLNGWHKRYFVLKQGILRYAKTQQDICKGKLHGTLDVSLAVMSVNKKSKRIDLDAGDNLYHIKAKSHEIFYIWVTKLCAHRIYKKNEAVQMHHGVLQALSVGSSGLPTIACLAHRNQALPDMYEGSTSGEAPLKEDYPTDLTSKVSSWLEQNHEVSYCTQGTRTTELTQCQLDLLELNQLIQKLNLLQSWPVTDNDLERRISMQNLTLEKPKKKSGKIWGHTRTLSGVEFTSSHLNISSHMGASVQSIPDYVYSQLSTPSAVSPEGKKIQQEICVVSQRLHNSLASVHQTLVRERERLQQAWAGPHLREATSHQLASLCTTLSELEVQSRLTKVHSLSLSSDSTEESFCTVRQEQPASLGCQYHRPPSVADSMAEYFDASDVLKCESSSENEASDESGLSDVTTSNSEPEESHVVSTQTYRASVSSALDVSVVPKDTGRRTSLPAPCPDNSHIGLMTILYNNIGKDLSRVSMPAALNEPLCLMQRLCEELEYSELLDTANHTEDPYQRMVYIAAFAISGYAWARYRNRYKPFNPVLGETFECVREDRGFRYVSEQVCHHPPISACHADSENFSFWQDQRWKNKFWGKSLEIIPTGMVNVVLPRFGDHYEWNKVVTCIHNVLSQQRWLEHYGEVVIRNTNSNVCTCKITFVKSRYWSTDGNINEVQGQVLNEAGEVVHRFGGLWHEGIFCDTFPVPKCIWKPNPQPEDHFKYYGFSCFAMEMNELTPEMLPLLPPTDSRFRPDQRLLEEGMVNEADKRKDEVEEKQRERRKLLAKKGQVHVPRFFRKTLDSSGREVWITNDTYWKIREDPGFTYTDNLALW
- the LOC125717511 gene encoding oxysterol-binding protein-related protein 7-like isoform X2; this translates as MSGLEKSPTGSGKPTHSRNSSHSSRHSHQNSRHWEVVEDIASVSAGAESLHDVTIPGLCEGFLMKKKKWPLNGWHKRYFVLKQGILRYAKTQQDICKGKLHGTLDVSLAVMSVNKKSKRIDLDAGDNLYHIKAKSHEIFYIWVTKLCAHRIYKKNEAVQMHHGVLQALSVGSSGLPTIACLAHRNQALPDMYEGSTSGEAPLKEDYPTDLTSKVSSWLEQNHEVSYCTQELTQCQLDLLELNQLIQKLNLLQSWPVTDNDLERRISMQNLTLEKPKKKSGKIWGHTRTLSGVEFTSSHLNISSHMGASVQSIPDYVYSQLSTPSAVSPEGKKIQQEICVVSQRLHNSLASVHQTLVRERERLQQAWAGPHLREATSHQLASLCTTLSELEVQSRLTKVHSLSLSSDSTEESFCTVRQEQPASLGCQYHRPPSVADSMAEYFDASDVLKCESSSENEASDESGLSDVTTSNSEPEESHVVSTQTYRASVSSALDVSVVPKDTGRRTSLPAPCPDNSHIGLMTILYNNIGKDLSRVSMPAALNEPLCLMQRLCEELEYSELLDTANHTEDPYQRMVYIAAFAISGYAWARYRNRYKPFNPVLGETFECVREDRGFRYVSEQVCHHPPISACHADSENFSFWQDQRWKNKFWGKSLEIIPTGMVNVVLPRFGDHYEWNKVVTCIHNVLSQQRWLEHYGEVVIRNTNSNVCTCKITFVKSRYWSTDGNINEVQGQVLNEAGEVVHRFGGLWHEGIFCDTFPVPKCIWKPNPQPEDHFKYYGFSCFAMEMNELTPEMLPLLPPTDSRFRPDQRLLEEGMVNEADKRKDEVEEKQRERRKLLAKKGQVHVPRFFRKTLDSSGREVWITNDTYWKIREDPGFTYTDNLALW